The following proteins are encoded in a genomic region of Macadamia integrifolia cultivar HAES 741 unplaced genomic scaffold, SCU_Mint_v3 scaffold933, whole genome shotgun sequence:
- the LOC122070473 gene encoding ABC transporter C family member 3-like, which translates to MDINLKLVDEYSRPKFHFSGAMEWLCFRMDMLASITYVVSLIFLILVPKGVLSPGVLGLAITYGLNFSMHAIIWDLSNLENKIISVERILQYTCIPSEPPLLVEENRPSCEWPLQGKVDIVDLQVRYAPNLPLVLRGLTCTFPGGMKIGIVGRTGSGKSTLVQALFRMFEPTAGQIWIDDVNISKIGLHDLRSRLSIIPQDPTMFEGTLRSNLDPLEEYTDEQIWEALDRCQLGGEFRKKEVTLDSVVTENGENWSMGQRQLVCLGRVLLKRSKVLVLDEATASVDTMTDYLIQQTLKQQFSESTVITIAHRLTSILDVDMVLLLDNGLIVEYDSPANLLKIKSSSFAKLVKEYTLRCSS; encoded by the exons ATGGATATAAACCTCAAGTTGGTGGATGAGTATTCTCGACCCAAATTCCATTTCTCTGGTGCAATGGAGTGGTTATGCTTCCGTATGGATATGTTGGCGTCAATCACATATGTTGtgtctttgattttcttgattttagTGCCGAAGGGAGTACTTAGTCCAG gtgttttgggtttagcaaTTACGTATGGGCTCAATTTCAGTATGCATGCAATCATATGGGATCTGAGCAATCTTGAGAACAAAATCATATCCGTTGAAAGAATACTGCAGTATACATGCATCCCTAGTGAACCCCCTTTGTTGGTAGAAGAAAATAGGCCTAGTTGTGAATGGCCATTGCAAGGGAAGGTTGATATCGTTGATCTGCAG GTCCGATATGCACCAAACCTTCCTCTTGTCTTACGAGGTCTTACATGCACTTTTCCTGGAGGGATGAAGATTGGTATCGTTGGACGTACTGGAAGTGGTAAATCAACACTTGTGCAAGCTCTCTTCCGCATGTTTGAACCTACAGCTGGTCAGATTTGGATAGATGATGTCAACATCTCCAAAATTGGCCTTCATGACTTGCGGTCAAGATTGAGCATCATCCCACAAGACCCCACAATGTTTGAGGGGACTTTAAGAAGCAATCTTGACCCGCTTGAAGAATACACTGATGAACAGATTTGGGAG gCATTAGATAGATGCCAGCTTGGTGGTGAATTTAGAAAGAAGGAAGTGACTCTTGATTCTGTAG TGACtgagaatggagagaattggaGCATGGGTCAACGGCAGCTAGTCTGTTTAGGGCGGGTATTACTCAAAAGAAGCAAAGTGTTAGTTCTCGACGAAGCTACTGCATCAGTGGATACTATGACAGACTATCTAATTCAACAAACGCTAAAGCAACAATTCTCAGAGTCTACTGTCATCACAATTGCACATAGATTAACATCAATTCTTGATGTCGATATGGTACTCCTTCTTGACAATG GACTTATAGTGGAATACGATTCCCCAGCAAATTTACTAAAGATCAAGTCTTCATCATTTGCAAAGCTTGTTAAGGAGTATACTCTAAGATGTAGTTCCTAG